In Prescottella soli, a genomic segment contains:
- a CDS encoding MarR family winged helix-turn-helix transcriptional regulator — protein MTATTADQDIDWGDADPLALDRQVCFALAVANRAVLAVYRPLLEPMGLTHPQYLVMLALWGDAPMSVKEIGQALQLDSPTLSPLLKRLESSGLITRTRSSSDERQLIVELTDAGKALRTQAERIPGAVVQRLGVSLAELEELHAVLTRVNAAALRAGALHE, from the coding sequence ATGACCGCGACCACCGCAGATCAGGACATCGACTGGGGCGACGCCGACCCCCTGGCCCTCGACCGCCAGGTGTGCTTCGCACTCGCGGTGGCCAACCGCGCGGTCCTTGCGGTCTACCGCCCTCTCCTCGAGCCCATGGGACTGACGCACCCGCAGTACCTCGTGATGCTCGCGCTGTGGGGGGACGCGCCGATGTCGGTGAAGGAGATCGGGCAGGCCCTCCAACTCGACTCGCCCACCCTGTCGCCGCTCCTCAAGCGACTCGAGTCGAGCGGGCTGATCACCCGAACCCGGAGCAGTTCCGACGAACGCCAGTTGATCGTCGAGCTGACCGACGCCGGAAAGGCCCTGCGCACCCAGGCCGAACGCATTCCCGGTGCCGTCGTCCAGCGCCTCGGCGTCAGCCTCGCCGAGCTCGAAGAACTCCACGCCGTCCTCAC